Genomic window (Mobula birostris isolate sMobBir1 chromosome 20, sMobBir1.hap1, whole genome shotgun sequence):
tCCTTCATTTGGTAGTGAAGATaatcatgttttttttattaCGGTGGGGTTTAAGGGATCGATAGGCAGCACTACATATGGTGTGCCGGTGAGTCTTTTGGCGTGTGCCATAGGTTCGCCACTCCTAGATAAACCTTAGTAGTCAGACATAAATCCCTTCCCCACTGCACCAGAGGTATACTTGTTCAAGGCTTGTTCATTCTTCGACAAGCTTTGATTTATATTAATTCACTGTCTTTTCCAGGTAATTGTATGAAGTGGACTTGTTCACTATTTACATACCGGCTTCTTTTCTGCATTACATGTAACCCTTGGCAATGGATAACCTTTGAACACACATGTCAGGTTCACATGGGGTCCATTTCTCTGGAACACCTTCTTGGTGCAGTTCACTCGAGGTGGCCCTGCAAAAAGAAATATTCAGGGTTCACTCCTTGGGCTGCTGAACCAACACGCCAAATGTTATACAACCTTGTATTTACTCCCCACGTCCTTCATGTTGAAAGACATTTTCTTAGCACCAGCATCTTACAGCACCTAAGCCATTCTATACGTGCAAGGGTAAATAGAAGCAGTCTAGTAGGATCTGAACCGGAGTTATCCGGCCAAGTTTGGGTTGTCTGGGCTGTATTCGATCTCATTCCTTTCCAGCAGGAAAAGGGACCATAATAAGAAGAGCTCTAGGATGTGTTGGGTATTAAATTGAGAGTGAAGAATATCAGAATTTTAAAGGAAGGGGTATGGATCCTATCAGAGTCAAGCAGAATGTATTAGAATGTGTTCATAGggtcctacagcacagaaacaggcccttcacccctcCATCTCCATGCTGTCCATTGTACTCCATTTACCAGCATTTGCTTTGCAGCCTTCTAAGCCTTGGCAATTTAAGTCTGGGCCTAGTTACTTCCCTCATGTGGTGACGGCatatgcctccaccacctccagaCTGCagccactctctgcgtgaaaaaaaactccccctcagattccctccAAACTTCCCACCTCTCAACTTAACTCTGTAGAATGATTTTGCAGGCAGGATGTTCATACCTTTCACCACAATGCTGATGGTTTTTTGCCGGTTTAGGCTCGGAACGCCTGGGATAGTGGCTTTGCAGCTGTAGTTTCCAGCATCGTCAAATGTAACCACCGGCAGGCTGAGCAGATTTCCAGAGCTAACTGTTGTCTTCTGAAACAGTACGATAATGTAACAGAATAATTCAGAAATTCTGCAAAGTTAGGAACTTTAAATATTTAAGGATTGTAATGTCCAGATGTGACAAGTATCATGGCAATAATAAATGGGATTAAAATTTCATACATTTACCGGGATTTAACAGCCTATATTCTGGGATTTATAGAACCTTCTTCAGTGGGTGTAGTTCACTGGATTGTAGAATAGTTGCCCTGGTTTATAAAGTGAGAAATGTATGCCGACACTTGGGGTCGTAGAGAGCGATGGAAAAGGAATCGTGCATGATATCAGAGCAAGGGAATTTGCTGAACTCTTATTGTGGACAGATAGAAAATCAAGTTGTGATTCTGAGGAATCAGAATGgatttaatttaagcaaattacATTTGACAAGTCTGTCAAGCTTGCAGCTTCAGTATGCTGGGTGGATAACAGTAGATAAAATAAATTCCTGTTCAGAATGTGGGCTCCTGGAATAGCCTGATATTTTAGCATGTACTGAGGGGTGAATATTAGAAAGTAATCAAGGTGTAGCAGGGTATAAATAAATGGGCCATTTTCAGAATGGCAATGCCTAATCACTGTGAATTAACTGTTTGTGTATGTTTGCaagggagagagaagagggagagtaTGAAACTCCCACAACATGTGACACCACCCCTCTGCATCTTCGATTCTCTCCCTCTTCCGTCATTCACATTTTCTGAcctcctcctcccacctcttCCCACAGACTCACTTTAGCCTTGCCCACCTCTGTTCACATCTCTACCTCCTAACTCTGTCCATTCTCCAGCTTTGCCACATTGATCTACACCATCCCAAAACACATTTCCAGAATCAGTAGCTTATGAGTGTATTTAACTACTCCCTAAATTGTTACATCAAACACTAAAAGAGACAAGAATTAGTATAGACATATAAATGGTATAAATGGCTCTAAATTCTTGGCAACATTGGAATTAACAATGAGTATGGTTCCCCACATCATTTTTGAGGCTTCATTCATACCTTATGTTTTGTCCAGACCACAGATGCCTGTTGGGATGCCTCCATTTCACAAGATATATTTATATTTCTGTCACCGTCTGTGAAAATGTATGGAGCTTTTGGTTTCAATACCATGGGATCCAGATCTGTTTGAAAGCAGCACAAGAAGGAGAGAAGGTCTCTGTCTATTTTTTTGTGATTAAACTGTAGGCATCTCTTAATTGACAGGTGAAGCAGGAATCTCATATTTCATTATACAACCAGCGTGTTTGACTCTAATTCACCAAACAGAATAGGTATCCTTGGTACATTCTCGATGCTGGggtggctagtgcccacgatggagatggctgagtttgtAATCCTCTGCAGCTTTATCCAATCCTATGCAGTGCCCGCCACCCCCCCAGACAGTAATGCAAACAAGTTAGaaggctctccacagtacacctgtagacaTTTGCTTGTATCTTTGGTgatacaccaaatctcctcaaactgtaaatgcatcaatatgctgggcccaggttagatcctcagagatgttgacacctgggaacttaaaactgctcaccctttccactgctaatccctcgatgaggactggtgtgtgttcactCAACTTCCcctttcctgaagcccacaatccattctttggtcttactggtgttgagtacaaggttgttgctgtgacaccactcaaccagctgatctatctgtctcctcctcatcaccatctgaaattctgccaacaacagttgtgttgtcagcaaatttttaGATGGTGTTTGAGAGAAAGGGAGAATACATTGGCTTTAGGAGGTTGGGTATGAGTGTATCACTTGATTAGGAATGCTCTTGGGGAGGGGGGGAATAGGGAGGGCAAAGGGAGGCTATGAGATAGACCTAGCAGGTaaggttaaggaaaatcccaagaggtTCTATAGCTAAAGGATGTTTAGGGAGATAGAAGCTCTCCTTATTATCAGCAGGGTTGCTTGTATCTCAAGCCACAGGAGACAATTCATATTACCAGGGAGGAGATATTTGCAGCATTACAGCACAATCAGGTGACTTAATCCTCAGGGCTTGACTGAGTGTATACTTGGACTTTGTGGCAGGGGAGAGTCTTGTGGAGACATTTGCTTCATCATTAGCCACTGGTGAACTTACCAAGGAATGGAAAGTGCTAATGCTGGTCCATTGTTTATGAAGTGTAGCAAGGACAAACCAGGGAACTGTAGACCAGTCAACCCGACATCTgtagtagggaagttactggagagaattctatGAGGcaggatctaccagcatttggatagatagTCTTATTATAAGgagtcagcatagttttgtggATGGGGCGGCATGTTAGTGTAGTGATTAGTGCAATCGCTTTACAGCAGCAGCAGTCACTGAATGGggatcaattcccaccactgtctgtaaggagtttgtacattctcaccgtgactgcataggtttctttcaggtgctctggtttcctcccacattccaaaaacataggAAGTAGAGGGTGGTGATTGATGGTTGTCTCTCagaatggaggctggtgaccagtagTCTGCTACACAGGTCGGTGCTGGAAcccttgttattcattatttatataaacGTACAAGCcttgatcagcaagtttgtggatgatcaaAATTAGGAGCTGTTGTTGATCGTGAAGAAGGTTATGGTAGATTTCAGGGGGATCTTAATCAGTTAGGGAAGTAACTGAGGAGTGGCAATACAGGTAAGTGTgagctgatgcattttggaaagtcaaagcaGTAATTGACTTATGCTATGAAAGGTAGGGTACTGGGAGTGAATGGAACAGAGGAACATACGAGTTCAGTTGCTTAGTTtattgaaagcagcatcacaggtagacagggtgatgaaAAATGCTGGTATTCATCAATCAGGGTGTTGTGTGTAGGAGATGGGACAAGTCATTggtgaaaccacacttggagtactgtgtacagttttggtcaccctgttaaaggaaggatgtggctaAACTGCAAAAGAGTGTaggaaagatttacaaggatgttgccaggacaagAGGGCCTGATTTATAGGGAGAGTTTGGACAGGCTACATTTTACTTCTTGATACACAAGAAGATGAAGGGCGACCTTATGGGAATGTCAAAAAATTATGAGAGCATGGAGAAGATGAATGATAACAGTCTTTTCCATGGGTTAGGGGAATCCAAAGCTGGGGGAATAGATTtagtgtgagaggggaaagatttataaGGGTCCTAAGAGGCAActtttttcatgcagagggtggtgagtatatggaatgaactgcttgagaaagtggttgaggcaggtacaacagtatcacttaagaagcacttggacaggttatgggccaaatgcaggaaattgaagCACCGTGATCAGCACGGGCTTGGGCCATAGAGCCTATATTCCAGTTGTATTGCTCTCTGATTCAATGATTCTAATTGCATCAGCAAGGTAGATTTTCACTGTCCCAGCACACGCTACACCCTCCACTGCTCCCATCCACTCCAAAGGCTCAAAAagattcaaaggttaatttattatttaagtacgtatgcagtatacaactctgagagttgtcttctccagatagccacaaacaaagaaaaccataggagccattcaaaggaaaacatcagaccccaaccccttcctgcaCAAATGGCAACATGATCATCAGAACTccctacacaaaaaaaaatgcacaatGGCAACAAGAGCAGCAAGCCCTTTCCCCatgctgaaaaacaaattgtgcaaactacaagaacatcaaaccccaaaccctcttcccccccccccccacacttcgaATCCATTTGGAAAGACTTGTTACTAtaacacagacacaccaatgGAACTGGATTACAGTTCAGAGTTTTTGGGTGAGAATGTGGTGGAAAAGAGGAGTGAAAGTATATACCTACAATTCACTATTAGCGTCCTGTTGCTAGTGATTTCTTCTGTTGTCTCAAGGTCCAGGACCCTGCAGCCATAAACACCACTGTCATTCCGGGTCAGTCCTGTAAACATTATTGTGCTGTGCATGATGGTTATCCAAGGAGGTTGATTTTGAATGTCCTCAATCTTTCCATCCTGTTTATCAGAAAGGAAGTCAAGTTCATGTTAATAAAATTCATTCCATCTAATTAGCCTGAGAATGCTTAAATGTTTAAAGGCATTGCAGTGTCAGGAACACAGGCCTGACCATTCATTTGGGATGTTGTCCATTGAAATCATTTCTATAGGATCTGCCTCTTACCCTGTGAGGAACTCGTGTGTCAGACtgtgggctgctggcaatgggtCGAACATAAGAGGAAGTGAACACTAATGCATGACGATTATTAAATTTTATTTAACCTCAGCCTCAATAGGTACTATTGATGCAAGGCTTCGAACAGCCTGGGCAGTTCAGCATTAGGGTAGCAGCTAATTAGCCAGTCGTGTAACCCAGAGCGTGAGGGTAATAGCCGTCTCCTTGAGCTCTAAACTCGATACATCCATAAGTGTTGCACTAGTGATTCTTTAGTCTCTTTGAAGAGAGGCCGAGAAAGCGCCAGGTTAAACTAGACTGGATACAAATCATTAGAATAATTTATTTTTAGTGTGAGTATGATTGCAATCATTTAGGCCAATCAGCATCACTTGTACAAAATAATGAATATACCCTAGTTATCTACACCAGTGATTTATCTTGCTAGACAAGCTATACTAATTTCAGTCTtgtaacagtctcccagcctttGCTGATTATGTTTATTTGCATTGTTTATGTTATTTCTCTGTCCTAAAGGATTAGTGATACACAGTATGtgagcagcacggtagtgtaatgctattacagtgctagcgacccgggttcaactcCCACCGCTGTCTTAAGGAGTTTCAtaaacaccagaaaatctgcagatgctgcaaatccaaagcgacacacacaaaaagctgaggaactcagcattttctttacggagcttgtacgttctccctgtgacagcgtgggtttcccccgggtgctccagtttctcccacagttcaaagacgcaCCAGTTagcgggttaattggtcacatgggtataattgggtggtGCGGATTCATTGGGCCGGAATAAGTCTCTGTtaccctgctgtatctctaaatgtgTGGAATTTATTAACTGTTGCAGTCTTGAGAGGGAAATCACCTCCATTTTAATTGGCCACTGTCTGAATACCTTTTGAGCCCTGAGTGGTCACAATGACTCATTTGAAATTAATGTTTAATTCAATTTTTTACATCAAAGAAATGCTCAAAAGGCCGTGAAAGTGGAACCTGTGGAACAGTGGTTGGTGCTGCTGCCACCCAGCTCCAGGGTcgcaggttcagtcctgaccttgggTACTGTCTGTGAGGAACCTGTCCATTCTCCTTGTGCCTGCATATGTTTCTGCTGGATGCTCCAGCCAATCCCACATCTAAAAGATGAATTGACTTCTGTAAATTCAAAAAGTGGCAAAAGCAGGAGGGAAAATAAGCAAAAGATGGAATAGGAATGATGGGATTGTTCTATTGGGGGCTGAGTGGCTACCTTCTACATTGTAATAGATACTACGTAAATGTAGCAGGAGTTACAGCTAGCCTGTATACAGATTGTAGGAatattgaaatttatttattgatttcaaGGTACAGGTCCTTTGTGCCcaatgagccacgccacccagcaacccacacatttaaccctcgcctgatcacaggacgatttacaatgaccacttaacctaactggtacatctttggactgtgggaggaaacccatgtgctcacgGGAAAaatgtactaactccttacagaggacggcagaattgaactctgaactccaatgccccgagctgtaatagtgttgtgctaatcgCTACGTCACCATGATATTCTGACGAATGAATAGACAATGACTTTAGCTGATTAATAGACAGCAATGTAAAAGGACTTTCCTGTGATCTTTGGCTGCTGAAATTCTCTACCTGGGGTCTGACATGAGGAAACATGACATTATTAGCAACCATACAGACTCGATCATGTCTTCAAGGAAGgaagtagggacgtgaatatgtATTCTCTAGAAACAAACCATTCTGTTGAGCTCCTGAGCTGTTCTATTTGCAGATTAAGAGTAACAGACACATTTCTGCTCTCATGATGCTCCTCACCTGCTCTCTGAAAAAGGTATAGTCAACGCTAGTTGAGCCATCGGCTTGGCACTCCACGGTCAcgttgtccatctctctcaccacACTGGGGCGAATCAGTAATTTCACATTCTCTGTTGGATCTAGTGAGGAACAAAAGGAAATAGGGACTAGAATACTGTAATAAAATTACTGATACTGAGCATTATGACGTaacaaataaatttgacttgtaAGGAAGGCATTCATTTCACTGGAATATGTTTCATTTATCCTCTGGAacgtctgccatctccaaagagatcctaTCATTAAACATATAtttacctcccccctccccctactTTCTGCAGGAATCACTCCCTCGGCAATTTCCTTGTccgctcatccctccccactaacctccctcTAGATACTTACCCCTGcagtactacacctgcccttacacctcctccctcacctccattcagggccccagacagtccttccaggtgaggcgacatttcacctgtgagtctgctggggttgtctgttgcgtccggtgctcccgatgtggcctcttacGCTGGTGAgtcccatcataaattgggggattgctccattgagcacctccgctccatccaccaaaagcggaacttcccaaacattttaattcccattcctattctcaTTCCGACATTTCGGTCCACAGCcatctcttgtgccaagatgaggccaccctcaggatggaggagcaacatcttatatttcatctgggtacccCACaaccttgatggcatgaatatcgatttctccttccagtgaaaaaAATTCTCCCCCCCCCGATTCCCCCACCCtgacctctcacctcttctcacctgcctatcactcaccccctttccctttctcctatggtccactctcgtctcctatcagattccttcctctccagcccttaacctttcccacccacctggcttcacctgtcaccttccagccagactcctccccctccccccacctttttattctgatatcagtcctgaagaagggtcttggtccaaaatgccgacggtttattcatttccacagatgctgcctgacctgctgagttcctccagcattttgtgtgtgttgctgtctcATTTATTCAGTTGTTCCAGTTGCATCAGAAATGATTACTAACAACTCATTAGTGACCAGCTGACATAAAGCACCTCACACGTTATATCAACCTGTCAAGCTTCAGGGAATGGCACTCAGGGaattgtgctaatattattttgtgactgtatgtactgcgTGTGACTATAtggactgtgttttgcaccttggccccagaggaacaatgtttcactTAGccgtatacatgtgtatggttgaatgacaataaactgaacttgaatttgaaaaaTAATGCATTACTTAGTACTTCCTCCTCTGGGCTGTATTTAGGACACTTTGGAACATAGTTTCAAGTATTATCTGTGGAACGTTCTGATTTATCATTGGGAAACTTAAAATCAGGATTCACAGAGGCACATAATTCTTCTCTGATGATTCAGTAGCTCCTCCAATGGCCATAAAATTCAGCCTATTTTTGCACATTAACTTCTTTATATGACATTGAATTTAGTGTACAGTCACGTAGAAAGAAATTTAGATGTGAAGTGATTTGAATTAAGTACCTAGAATGTAGACCAAACAGAAACAGCACAATACTGCTTTCTGCCACAAGATGGAGGCCACTTAAGAAAATTCATCAATGACCTGAGACTTAACCTGTGCCATGTCACTACATTGTGCTTCAGCCCTAACGATACTCACTGACGCTGAGTTTCTGGACAGCAGAGAGACCTCATAAGCTGTGGCAGATGAAGCCATATGAAGTGCAATCAGTCACTAAACAGAAACCTTGATCAAAATAACAGAAACCTTGATTGCAAAATAATTCATGTCCTCTGCCTTGGAAACAGAAAAGAAACTTGCCAGACGTGACGGCAATTAGAGACCTTGGCCACGGGCTCTACTGGGAGGCAGATAAACCTCTGAACCTCTGAGCCAGGCTTGCCCGTGTAGGAACCAAGCAGCACAGACCATCGAATGAGAGGGTCCCAGTGCCATATTGCTTACCATTCAGCCAGGCCATGCCGACCACTCGAAGGTGTGAACAGAAAATTAGTCGGCCAACAGGAAATGGAGAGAGGTGTAAATGTATCTTGGCAAGTTGTTATGAAGTGTAACGTGCTGAGCTGCTACTTTTCATGGCATGTCTACCCTGTGTTTGTATAccaatgacaacaaacttgaacttgagagtgTGAGTGGTTTCCACAGAAATCAGTGGCAAGGCCTCAGCACTCTTCAGTTTCTCTGAAGCTGTAAAgctcagttcaaagttgaaaatAAATCCACTATCACAGTCCATACGTATACGTCACGATATACTGCACTGCCTTCTACATGACGTTTCCATTTTACCTGTGTAAATATATGGGacgtgatctgtctggatggcatgccgaacaaaatcttttcactgtatgtgGCAAGTATCAATTTATGTATATGATTTGGATGAAAGTACTGAAAGAACACAAAGGTAGTTAGGAAAATAAATTCTGAAAGGACAGAAAGAGGCTTCAAAAGGTATGGGAATAATGAATGCACTAAGATCCGGCAAATAGAATATATTGTTGAAAATTATGGAATTGTCCATTTAGACAGGAAAGATTAAGAAGCATTTAATCTAAATGGTGAGAGATTGCAGAGTTCAGCTATCTGGAGGGATCTGAACCTACTAGTGCATGGGTTCGTCATTATGTGCCATGGACATGGGCAGTCATGGTCTttccttgaccatgattgttcttcacAAGCTTTTCTACAGAATTGATTTgttattgtcttcttctgggcagtgtcgttacaagatgggtgaccccagccattatcaatatacttcagagattgtctgcctggcatcagtggtcacataaccagggcttgtgatatacaccagctgctcatacgaccatccactgcCTGCtaccatggcttcatgtgaccctgatcagtaagtgctacaccttgcccaagggtgacctgcaggcgagCAGAGGGAatgagcgccttacacctcctttggtagagacatctccccaccccaccacccagatggGGGTATATGGATACAGCAAATAAATTTCAGAAAGCTAACAGAATATTATTGTTTATTGCTTGGGAAAATGAATATGCAAGTAGTGAGGTTACACTTCAGTTCTATAATGAAATAAAATCTGGTATATGGTCTCTTTATTTAATAAAGGATGAAAATATGATGCAAGTAGTTTACCAGACTAATAAACGAGTTGTATTTGTATCTCCTTAGATAAGATACAAATACTTAAAAAACAAGATCCTCAGGAGctgatatggagaagatgttttctctTGACGTAGAATTTAGAAGTTGGAATCCCAATTTTAAAATTGACGTCACCTCCAGATCCGCTTGATACTTTTTCTCTTAAAGGGTTATGAGTCTCTGGAAACCCTCTTCCTCAAAAGGCAGTCTTCCAATTTATAAGGGAAAGGTAGATAGCTATCTGATTGATTCCTATGTATCTCTAGTAATTTTCAACTCTTTGTTGAAAGAATCTATGACATCACAAAGAAAGTGcaccagtgtctttacaaaatttgtgagagtatttggtgacataccaaatctcctcaacttcctaacaaaGTACAGGGGCTACTTTTCatggcaaagtacaaagtatgccttcttcataaatgcatcaatatgttggacccaggttAGATCCCTGTGgtgttgaagctgctcaccctttccactgctgactccgTGATGAGGTCCAGTGTGTGCTTTGCTGACCTCTGACCTCCCCATTGTGacgttctttggtcttgctgacattgagtgtgggtcccTGCGACACTGTGCTGTTTTGTACTTGTCATTGTGCTGTTAGTATTTATTACGACTGTGTGCACTAATCTTTCGTAAGAGTGCAGGTTGAGGTATGCAGGGATCTCACATAGAGTAGGAGTGAAGGTCGAGGGTACAATGACCATTAGATGGTGGAGCATGCTTGAGGGGCTGAGtagcctactcttgctcctattgcgttccgatctattcttactttcttcttcttactttttaatttatgttattttttgtatttttttttctcacggtaacacatcgaagctgcaccctctctaacatgctggtagagagagttttatttggttttttttttagcgttggaaatggttacatcccgacacgcaggacagaagcaaggttgCATTGTGTATTTCACGGACCAGCTAAtgctggccggtttagcgagcagagcggcggacacccctgctgaaatccggaggaaaacacacagaggatgcagagggggatcacaaagccgaggaaagaggaccgggtcgagacaacagagacttttggagaagaggagttcggtaccggaagtgcactgagagcggtaagcgtaaaggagttgggtgcttactgatctggttaacaacagatggtgcaatctggggcatattacgatcgaggaacgtgtttgcagactggatattgaactttttactgttggacttcggccacattccaccgtgatacaacacttggcggcacgggaggtcgttcctgcctgtggccatcgaacctgcagctcctcccgtggagggtcagacaccctgagccaatagactggtcctggatttattttccgtctggcatagtttgcattttgttgtttgattgttgggggtttttgtattgctgtatttacgctctattcttggttggtgcggctgtaatgaaaccaaatttccctcgggattaataaagtatatctatctaactatctattTGTGTACTCTTAGTGCTTACAGCTATGGCTTTGTGAGACAGGTAAAGGCAATATCACACTAACTCCAGGTTTAGATCTTCCCTGTGATGCTCATCAATACTCACATAAGATTGAGAATTTGATCTTTTTGGACTCCATCATCTTGTCCACTCCGTATGGCATCCTGTAGCTCACCTCACAGTAAAACATAGAATCTTTGTCCTCTTTTTTAGGCAGGTAATGAAGTTTGCTACTGATCGTGTTAAGGCCGTTGGCTTCTTGTGTTGACTGAACTATCGCGAACATCTCTGAAGAAAAAGATACATTGAGAGAGAGATCAGGTTAAACTcaccataatcagaatcaggtttaatatcaccggcatatgtcgtgaaattcgttAGTGAAATACaaatacagagaaaaaaactgaattacagtaagtatatatacagtgcctataaaaagtattcaacctccCCCccaagaagttttcatgttttattgttttgattTTCCTAATTGCAACCATGACCGAGTGTCAACAAGTGGTTTAGACTGGAAGTGCTAAAAGACACCAGAAAATCCCTGTTTTCTAACGGTGAGCACTGAAATTTGTAATGTGCTTGAAAAAGAAACCTCATAAACGTGGGTCAATTAACTACTTTTCAAATATTCATTTATCTTAAGTAAGTGGAAACTCTGCTGCTACCAAGACAGGATAGGATTTGCTTGAGACTCATTCATCTATTCTGGCCACATATTTGACAGTATCCAAAATAAGAAGACCAACCAGCTGatactttgtttaaataaatgatCTGTTTCTTCAGTTGCTTCTCACCTGTGAACTAGTTATCTCCAGACATGCATGCGCCTTGTTCAAACCTTTGCAGTAGCATGGAACCCCCACGTGCACAACTGCACACACCTGGTTCTGTTTCAAACCCCCAAAGGTGATTGTAGATTTAGCAAGTCAATGCAGCTTATATGGAGAATAGATACAGTTCTCCACTATTTGCAGGTCGCATGTCCCAGAGATGGTTGTGGAAGGAAaggggatgagaagagacatAAACTGTTACGTACTTTCCTTTGTTTCAGCTGTGAGATGCAGAGGAGTGCGGTCTTTGTACCAGGTGATATTAGGAGCAGGGTAACCATTCCTTGTGACACAACTGGCGACCTAATAGAGAAACAGATATTCCATAATAAATAGAAAAAAAGATTAGACTGTTTAGAAAATTACCAATATGCACAAAATGCCCTTAAATTTCCAGATGCTTTGAAATGAGCATAATTGCATGCTCTCTCTAGCTTTCTACCACAAACTTTACGTAGATAAAAGAACAATCTTCTGGGTTTGCATATAGGCACAAAGGATTGAACTTCAGTCGGCAAGTAGCCG
Coding sequences:
- the LOC140184940 gene encoding cell surface glycoprotein MUC18-like isoform X2, giving the protein MSSAVKPGRASVSGSFCLTLLTFILPIPGIIATVRVVTPSVEEAEIKKAISIPCVPEISTPDTIRYVQWFVVVKNQRKRIYFQDMDNKVTDPQTDYTDRIRVDENYTLTINPVRVEDEREFLCQVSAGPAGSGENVTKLNVYGAPDVPEIKKIEKTISVSASRPEEVASCVTRNGYPAPNITWYKDRTPLHLTAETKEKMFAIVQSTQEANGLNTISSKLHYLPKKEDKDSMFYCEVSYRMPYGVDKMMESKKIKFSILYPTENVKLLIRPSVVREMDNVTVECQADGSTSVDYTFFREQDGKIEDIQNQPPWITIMHSTIMFTGLTRNDSGVYGCRVLDLETTEEITSNRTLIVNYLDPMVLKPKAPYIFTDGDRNINISCEMEASQQASVVWTKHKKTTVSSGNLLSLPVVTFDDAGNYSCKATIPGVPSLNRQKTISIVVKGPPRVNCTKKVFQRNGPHVNLTCVFKGYPLPRVTCNAEKKPTLKNHRQKNYVVSELILPLTVEQLTLTCSGVNVHGSKAHNFTVQGASVAVSTTGPSTIDISHAKSSGGVVIVVIIVCILLIAILGAVLYFLYKKGKIPCGRSGKQSITQPEAHENIVVEAKNDQKVPEETVLLQGVNGEKKPPNYQ